In one Mus caroli chromosome 14, CAROLI_EIJ_v1.1, whole genome shotgun sequence genomic region, the following are encoded:
- the LOC110309766 gene encoding olfactory receptor 1509: MGALNQTRVTEFIFLGLTDNWVLEILFFVPFTVTYMLTLLGNFLIVVTIVFTPRLHNPMYFFLSNLSFIDICHSSVTVPKMLEGLLLERKTISFDNCIAQLFFLHLFACSEIFLLTIMAYDRYVAICIPLHYSNVMNMKVCVQLVFALWLGGTIHSLVQTFLTIRLPYCGPNIIDSYFCDVPPVIKLACTDTYLTGILIVSNSGTISLVCFLALVTSYTVILFSLRKQSAEGRRKALSTCSGHFMVVALFFGPCIFLYTRPDSSFSIDKVVSVFYTVVTPLLNPLIYTLRNEEVKTAMKHLRQRRICS; the protein is encoded by the coding sequence ATGGGAGCTCTAAATCAAACAAGAGTGACTGAATTTATCTTCCTGGGCCTCACTGACAACTGGGTGTTGGAGATTCTGTTTTTCGTACCATTTACAGTCACTTATATGTTAACACTTTTGGGGAACTTCCTCATTGTTGTTACCATAGTCTTCACACCACGTCTCCACAAtcccatgtacttctttctgAGCAATCTGTCCTTCATTGACATCTGCCACTCATCTGTCACCGTGCCCAAGATGCTTGAGGGTTTGCTTTTAGAGAGGAAGACCATTTCCTTTGACAATTGCATTGCACAGCTCTTCTTCCTGCATCTCTTTGCTTGTTCTGAGATCTTTCTGCTGACGATTATGGCGTATGATCGTTACGTGGCTATCTGCATCCCATTGCATTACTCCAATGTGATGAACATGAAGGTCTGTGTACAGCTTGTCTTTGCACTCTGGCTGGGGGGCACTATTCATTCACTTGTGCAGACCTTCTTGACTATTCGTCTACCCTACTGTGGCCCGAACATTATCGATAGCTACTTCTGTGACGTACCTCCTGTCATCAAGTTGGCCTGCACAGATACATACCTTACAGGGATTCTGATCGTGTCCAATAGTGGAACCATCTCCCTCGTATGTTTTCTAGCCTTGGTCACTTCTTACACAGTCATCCTGTTTTCTCTTCGAAAACAGTCTGCAGAAGGTCGTCGGAAAGCCCTGTCCACCTGCTCAGGCCACTTCATGGTGGTCGCCCTGTTCTTTGGGCCATGTATCTTCCTCTACACCCGGCCAGATAGCAGCTTCTCCATCGACAAGGTGGTATCAGTCTTCTACACAGTGGTCACCCCTTTGTTGAATCCTCTCATTTACACTTTGAGGAATGAGGAAGTGAAAACTGCCATGAAGCATCTCAGGCAGAGACGAATTTGCTCATGA